The Streptomyces sp. A2-16 sequence CACCCTCGGTTTCGTCACCGAGGAACAGGGCGTGGAGCCGCTGCCCGGCGAACGCCGGGAGGGCTTCGACGTGGCGGAACGCGCCCGCCTGATGTCCGGTTTCCCTCTGTCGGCGGCGGCGGGCGCGGAGATCTTCCAGGACTTCGACCGGCACTACGAGGAGGGCCTCGCGCTGGTGCTGGCCGGGATCGAACAGCGGTACCGGCCTACCGGGACCTGACCTTCCGCACGGCGCGCGTGACCACGGGCGGCAGCAGGTCCACGGCGATACGGCGGGCCGGAGAGCGGCGCGGGCGCGGAGGAGGACTCGGCGCGGCCACCGGCTCCACGTAGTGCCGGGAGCGCGGGAACGACGGCGCCTGCATCTTCTGCGCCCGCGCCCGCACCAGCCGGTGACCGGCCGCCTCCTGCACACTCAGGCCCACGTCCGTCCGCTCCCGCAGCATCGCAAGGAGCTCCTCCTGGACCGGCTCGGGATCGCCCCAGGTCGCGTACAGCTTCTGCGTGCTGAGGCAGATCGGCCGCAGATCGCGGTTGAGCACCGCCTCCCACACGGCGACCGAGACGCCCGGGGTGTGCTCGGAGCGGAAGTCGTCCAGGACGACGATGCCGTCGGGGAGCAGGATCTCGCGGGCGGCGCCGATGTCGCCGTACACGTGCTCGTACAGGTGCGAGGCGTCGATGTGGACGAACCGGCAGGTGTCCGGCGCCACTTCGCCGGGGACGACCGAGGTGGGCCCCTCGATCACCCTCGGCAGGGCGTCGTGGAAGGAGAGGTAGTTCCGCTCGAAGGCCTGCCGGGTGAGAGAGGCGTACGACTTCGTGGTCTCCGCGCGGTTGGCGCCGTCCGGTGCCTCGCCCCCGAACAGGTCGCACACCGTGAACCGCTCACCGTCCCGCAGATGCCGCCCGAGCAGGATCGCGCTCTTTCCCATGTACGCGCCCAGTTCCAGCAGGTCACCGGGTTTCTCCTGGCGCTGCAGGAACCAGCTGAACAGCATCTGGTCGAGCGGCGGGAACCATCCGGGCACATCACGGAGTTCACCGGGATACCTGTACGTGTGCTGTGCGTCACCCATGAGACCAGTGTGCTCATCCAGCGGCGGCGGAGCGGTCGGCGAAACGAACGTCAGGTGAACAGCTCAACGCGTCTTGTTGAGCGCGGTCCGCAGCCGCGGGGTCAGCCGGTCCTCGACGAAGCGGTTCAGCAGCCAGGCCAGCGCCAGCATCGAGGCGATCGTCAGGGCGAAGGTCACGGCCGACGGCAGTCCCAGGTCGCGGTGGAGGACCTTGATCACCACCCAGCCCAGGTGCTCGTGCACCAGGTAGAAGGGGTACGTCAGTGCCCCGGCCACCGTCAGCCAGCGCCAGTTGGCCCACTTCAGCCAGCCCAGCGCGATCGCCGCGACCGCGAGGAAGCCGAAGGCGACCACCAGCACGATGCCCAGCGAGCTGCGGTGCGCGAAGGCGTTGGGGTCGGACACGTTCCACAGCGACCGGACCGCGTAGTGCTGCCCGATCAGGAAGCTGACCACCACGATGCCCCACGCGTACACGTCCCGCCGGTCGCGGTGGACGAGGTAGAGGCCGACACCGCCGATGAAGAAGGAGGCGTACTCCGGCATGAACACCACGTCGAGCAGCGGCTGGTGCGCGGTCTGCGTGATCGCCGCCGCCAGCGTCCAGCCCGCACAGAACATGATCACCCGGCGCCGGGAGGCCCCGGGCAGGACCACGCACAGCGCGAACAGAACGTAGAAGCGGACCTCCGCCCACAGCGTCCAGCAGACGCCGAGCACCCGGTCGACACCCAGCGGCATCTGAAGCATCGTCATGTTCACCATGACGTCGCTCGGCGACAGCGCCTTCTGGGCGACCATCGGCAACGCGAACACCGCAGTGACCAGCAGAACCGCGGCCCAGTAGGCGGGCAGCAGCCGGGAGGCGCGGGAGGCGAAGAACGACGTGAGGGGCCGGCCCCAGCCGCTCATGCAGATCACGAACCCGCTGATCACGAAGAAGACCTGGACGCCGAGGCAGCCGTAGGAGAAATAGGTGTGCAGCGTCGGGAACTGGCGTTGGGCGGAGGCCCCCCAGGACTGGGTGATCTCGCCGCCGCGGCCGCCGTAGTGGTACGCGGCCACCATCAGCGCGGCCACCAGCCGCAGCCCGTCCAGGGCCCGCAACCGGTTCTCCCGCGGGCGCGGTGCGGACTGTGGCCCTTCCGGCCGCCGGGGCAGGTCGGGTGCCGGCCGGACGGTCATGCTGGTCACGGATATCCCCTTCGCAAGCTCTGAAGAGCCTAAGTCACTCCTGTGGATGCGCCTCAGCACGTTAGTCCGAATCACGACGATGTCTTACCGGCCGAGTCAACGATTGGCTTTCTGGTCCCGGCGAGTTCACCTGAATGTCGTTTTGGCTTCCCGAGTTCGCCCGGAATCCCCACCTCCACGAAAAGGCCAGATCGCAAACATATGACCTGGCCTTTTCGAGGAGAGTCGCACACGGTTTTCCCGTCGTTCACCCAGTGTTTCGCCTAACGCTTCACAGCCTTCTTCAGCGCCCGCGCCCGCCGCACCATCCGGCGCGCGGTGGAGTTGTGCGGCAGGAAGGTCAGCCGCCCCGGAATGCCCCCGGGCAGCCCCAGCGCGGTCAGGCGCTTCTTCCGGAAGTAGCGCCGGGTGCGCGGGCCGAAGTGCCGGGCGAGATAGCGTTCCGCGGCCGGGCGCAGGGACGGGTGGATCTGCGGCTGCAGGGTGAAGCCGAGCGCGGTGACCAGGGCGTTGAGCTGGTCCACGGGAATCGCGTCCTGCCCCCCTCGGCCCTCCAGGTCCGGCAGCACGGCGTCGGCCAGCACCACCGGCACCCGGTTGCTGTTCTGGTACGGCGTCAGCCGTTCGAGCAGCAGCTCCGTGCCGATACGGGCCGCCGGCAGGTCGTAGAGGGCGGAGGCCGTGAACAGTGCGGTGGAGAAGCAGCCGACGACCAGCGCGGGCCGGGCCCTCTCGAACAGCACCTCGGCGAGCACCGGGGTGTCCAGGACGGTGAGGTCCACGCCGAGCCTCTCCGCCTCGGCCTCCAGGACACGGCTGAAACGGGCCGGCGCGCTGGGGTGGGGCTTGAACACGACCGAGCGGTGCCCCTGGGCGACCGCCCCCTTCAGCATCCGTACGTGCAGGTCCTCCTCCTCCTCGGGGGAGAGGATGTCCAGCGCGGAGAGGTACTGGCCGAGCAGCAGTGCCGCGTTGTCCGGCAGCGGCGGCAACTCCTCGACGGCGGCGGTCAGTTCACCCATGGTCTTCAGGAAGGCGGACGTCGGCACCACGACCGGCGGCACGTCGAACTCGGTCAGCAGCAGCGGCGTGAGGCCCGCGACCAGGTCCAGGTGCAGCAGGCGGCGCACTCGCGTGCCGACCAGCGGGTCGAGCTTGTTGCGGGTGGGGCCGTAGCTCATCAGGCCGTCGGCGTAGACGTCGACGGGGGCGCCGGTGAAGATCTGGGCGACGGTGAGCGCGGGGGCGACCTGGATGGACTCCAGGACCAGCTCGACCCGGTCGTCGCCGAGGCCCCACAGCAGGCGCAGATAGCGTTCGAAGAGCGGGATGTCGTCCGGGCGGGGCGTCCAAGAACCCGGGTGGAAGGGGCGGATGGCCTCGTTCCAGGAGAGCACCTCGTCGAAGTGGTCGCGCAGCGGCGCGAAGCCCGGCATCGCGTCCAGCGGCACCGAGATCTCCGGCGTCGCGGTGTTGTTGAACACCAGCAGCACCCGGCGCTCCGGCTCCTCGAAGAGGCCGGAGTCGACCGCGGCGGCCAGCGTGACCGCGCCGTACAGCGTCGAGGCGCAGAAGATCTGGGTCGTACGGGAACCGGTCGGGGACATCACGCGGCCGCCTTCGCAGTGGTGACCCGCCGCCGCAGCCGCCGCAGCTTGGCGGAACGGCGCAGGTCCATGGTGTCGAGCACGTCACCGAGCATGTCCTGCGGCATCCGCTTGACGGCCGCCGCGCTCATCGCCCGCAGCTGCCGGGCCACGGACGGCTCCCACTTGGACTCGTCGGAGAGATGGTGGGCGATGATCGCGCAGTAGGTGCGCACCGCCTTCGGCAGGAGCAGATCGGCGTCCCGGTCCGCGGCCGTCTCCTCGATGACCTGGTCGAAGGCGCGGATGAAGTCGAGCTGGCGGGCGTCGCCGATCTGGGTGAGGGAGGAGGCCACCCCGCGCCGGTAGAACACGCCCAGCAGGCTCACCACGGCGAACGACTCGGCCTCGCGGTGCAGCTTCCAGATCCACGGCCGGTCCTCGGCCGTGCGCAGCCCGTGGGTGAAGTGCAGCAGCCCCTTGTCGAG is a genomic window containing:
- a CDS encoding class I SAM-dependent methyltransferase, producing the protein MGDAQHTYRYPGELRDVPGWFPPLDQMLFSWFLQRQEKPGDLLELGAYMGKSAILLGRHLRDGERFTVCDLFGGEAPDGANRAETTKSYASLTRQAFERNYLSFHDALPRVIEGPTSVVPGEVAPDTCRFVHIDASHLYEHVYGDIGAAREILLPDGIVVLDDFRSEHTPGVSVAVWEAVLNRDLRPICLSTQKLYATWGDPEPVQEELLAMLRERTDVGLSVQEAAGHRLVRARAQKMQAPSFPRSRHYVEPVAAPSPPPRPRRSPARRIAVDLLPPVVTRAVRKVRSR
- a CDS encoding acyltransferase, with the protein product MTVRPAPDLPRRPEGPQSAPRPRENRLRALDGLRLVAALMVAAYHYGGRGGEITQSWGASAQRQFPTLHTYFSYGCLGVQVFFVISGFVICMSGWGRPLTSFFASRASRLLPAYWAAVLLVTAVFALPMVAQKALSPSDVMVNMTMLQMPLGVDRVLGVCWTLWAEVRFYVLFALCVVLPGASRRRVIMFCAGWTLAAAITQTAHQPLLDVVFMPEYASFFIGGVGLYLVHRDRRDVYAWGIVVVSFLIGQHYAVRSLWNVSDPNAFAHRSSLGIVLVVAFGFLAVAAIALGWLKWANWRWLTVAGALTYPFYLVHEHLGWVVIKVLHRDLGLPSAVTFALTIASMLALAWLLNRFVEDRLTPRLRTALNKTR
- a CDS encoding alpha-2,8-polysialyltransferase family protein — its product is MSPTGSRTTQIFCASTLYGAVTLAAAVDSGLFEEPERRVLLVFNNTATPEISVPLDAMPGFAPLRDHFDEVLSWNEAIRPFHPGSWTPRPDDIPLFERYLRLLWGLGDDRVELVLESIQVAPALTVAQIFTGAPVDVYADGLMSYGPTRNKLDPLVGTRVRRLLHLDLVAGLTPLLLTEFDVPPVVVPTSAFLKTMGELTAAVEELPPLPDNAALLLGQYLSALDILSPEEEEDLHVRMLKGAVAQGHRSVVFKPHPSAPARFSRVLEAEAERLGVDLTVLDTPVLAEVLFERARPALVVGCFSTALFTASALYDLPAARIGTELLLERLTPYQNSNRVPVVLADAVLPDLEGRGGQDAIPVDQLNALVTALGFTLQPQIHPSLRPAAERYLARHFGPRTRRYFRKKRLTALGLPGGIPGRLTFLPHNSTARRMVRRARALKKAVKR